From Bosea sp. NBC_00550, the proteins below share one genomic window:
- a CDS encoding helix-turn-helix transcriptional regulator yields MAEIPVISSHILHGLPAFLRHAIGESALLRANRAAGFDLELTEGRNCFIPHAAVLGFVNAAARAAGEPNLGLLIAPMMSAGNYGSFGRYVLGGDTLGQSIQRAIVALPYHSTHDRMSVAIVGDEARYSYVFALAGHAGYDMIAGAAAGVLLSVLRAYLPFDWRPLRVELNISRPRQIGLFEDLFQCPVLFNAPAVTIVMERHLLSAAPNRGAWPIVTIEDVARDRPGGAPRDLLDVVMEQVRAQVLTGSVSIDRVARPMATSVRTLQRELSQAGTDFRSLANAARLQRATELLRHTNGSITRVAAEMGYSSPANFARAFRKVTGSGPREFRANIHHEGAPDGAGSR; encoded by the coding sequence GTGGCTGAGATCCCAGTCATCTCGAGCCACATCCTGCACGGCCTGCCGGCATTCCTGCGTCATGCAATCGGGGAAAGCGCGCTCCTACGGGCAAACCGCGCAGCAGGCTTCGATCTGGAGCTGACCGAAGGCCGCAATTGTTTCATCCCGCATGCCGCAGTCCTCGGCTTCGTGAATGCTGCGGCAAGGGCGGCCGGCGAGCCCAATCTCGGGCTTCTGATCGCGCCGATGATGAGCGCAGGCAATTACGGCAGCTTCGGGCGCTACGTTCTGGGGGGCGATACCCTCGGCCAATCCATCCAGCGGGCCATTGTGGCGCTGCCTTATCACAGCACCCATGACAGGATGTCCGTCGCCATCGTCGGCGACGAGGCACGCTATAGCTACGTCTTTGCCTTGGCTGGCCACGCGGGCTACGACATGATCGCCGGAGCGGCTGCCGGCGTTCTGCTCAGCGTCCTCAGGGCTTATTTGCCTTTTGACTGGCGGCCACTGCGCGTCGAGCTCAATATCAGCAGGCCGCGCCAGATCGGGCTGTTCGAAGATCTCTTCCAGTGCCCCGTCCTGTTCAACGCGCCCGCCGTGACGATCGTCATGGAACGCCACCTCTTGTCGGCTGCTCCTAACCGTGGGGCATGGCCGATCGTCACCATCGAGGACGTGGCCCGAGATCGGCCTGGCGGCGCTCCACGCGATCTGCTCGACGTCGTCATGGAGCAGGTCCGGGCTCAGGTTCTCACCGGCAGCGTGTCCATCGATCGCGTCGCGCGACCGATGGCTACCAGCGTCCGAACGCTGCAACGTGAGCTAAGTCAGGCTGGCACTGATTTTCGCAGCCTGGCGAATGCGGCACGGTTGCAGCGGGCCACCGAGTTGCTCAGGCACACGAATGGCTCGATCACCCGTGTTGCGGCAGAGATGGGATATTCCTCGCCAGCCAATTTCGCGCGTGCCTTCCGAAAGGTGACGGGCAGCGGACCACGGGAGTTTCGTGCCAACATCCACCATGAGGGCGCGCCAGACGGTGCCGGTTCCCGCTAA
- a CDS encoding AI-2E family transporter: MRIARPATFWIAVSAIALVTLMLVRQILLPFVAGTLLAYLLIPAVDKLERLGISRSLAALGVFVPIVAVLIGFFLVMLPAIVGEFRFFVEEFPAYVTRLQSQMGDASRPWLHRIMGDELHIEQSTRDIAKTMSTNWVDEFLRSLWSSGEALVSLLSLLIVTPVIAIYVAIDWHRMIATVDGWFPPSCRDDMRALGREIHETVAGFVRGQIVICLVLAVLYATALKATGLNHAVLIGITAGLISFVPYFGAATGFFVAACVALVQFWPNWGPVAVVGGIFIVGEMLSDYVLSPRLIGRRVNLHPVWMMFALFAFGWLFGFVGVLLAIPLAASLGVILRFARRQSLAGKEYIVDPPPPRGPV, translated from the coding sequence ATGAGAATCGCGCGACCGGCGACCTTCTGGATCGCGGTCTCTGCGATCGCGCTCGTTACGCTGATGCTGGTGCGCCAAATACTGCTGCCATTCGTGGCCGGCACGTTGCTCGCCTATCTTCTCATTCCGGCGGTCGACAAGCTGGAGCGGCTCGGGATTAGCCGTTCCCTTGCAGCTCTGGGCGTCTTCGTGCCGATCGTCGCGGTTCTAATCGGCTTCTTCCTGGTTATGCTCCCGGCCATCGTTGGCGAGTTCAGGTTTTTTGTTGAAGAGTTTCCCGCCTACGTCACCCGCCTTCAGTCGCAGATGGGCGATGCAAGCCGACCGTGGCTGCACCGTATCATGGGCGACGAACTCCATATCGAGCAATCGACCCGCGACATCGCGAAGACGATGAGCACTAACTGGGTTGACGAGTTCCTTCGCTCGCTATGGTCGAGTGGAGAGGCCTTGGTTTCCCTTCTTTCGCTGCTGATCGTCACGCCGGTCATCGCCATCTATGTCGCCATTGACTGGCACCGAATGATAGCGACCGTCGATGGCTGGTTTCCACCGTCCTGCCGCGACGACATGCGAGCGCTTGGGCGCGAAATCCACGAGACAGTCGCTGGCTTCGTGCGCGGGCAGATCGTCATCTGCCTCGTTCTCGCCGTGCTTTATGCCACAGCCCTGAAGGCGACAGGGCTGAACCATGCAGTCTTGATCGGAATCACCGCAGGCCTGATCAGTTTTGTTCCCTATTTTGGAGCCGCAACCGGGTTTTTCGTCGCGGCCTGCGTTGCATTGGTCCAATTCTGGCCGAATTGGGGGCCAGTCGCCGTTGTAGGGGGCATCTTCATCGTCGGAGAAATGCTTTCCGATTATGTTCTCTCGCCGCGCCTCATCGGTCGCCGCGTCAACCTCCACCCGGTCTGGATGATGTTCGCGCTGTTCGCCTTTGGATGGCTGTTCGGCTTCGTGGGCGTGTTGTTGGCGATACCTCTCGCTGCGTCGCTAGGCGTGATCCTGCGGTTTGCGAGGCGGCAGTCTCTGGCAGGTAAGGAGTACATCGTCGATCCGCCCCCACCGAGAGGTCCGGTGTGA
- a CDS encoding LssY C-terminal domain-containing protein, with product MRLLTRLFQRFLIFCLGVVSVWLIVFVIFDTADHRLPWVVAVSLTYGLAAYVILPNVVRMGLKVLHRSLIPRYTITGDGLPGDPVNLVLIGTLQQLRDAFATAGWTTADRLGAASSWRMIRAFLLNSPYPNAPFSTLYLFGRRQDIGFQEPINNSPRKRHHIRFWALSLARSEEDMAAASFWMNTDKPSTDQPVLWVGAGTRDTGLSLARLTLQVTHATDSDTNAERSYILAQLTAKRVIGDVALHQSGSRLQAGKVNHYVTDGEIAFASLMEN from the coding sequence TTGAGATTGCTCACGCGCCTTTTTCAGAGGTTTCTCATTTTTTGTCTTGGCGTCGTCAGCGTTTGGCTGATTGTGTTTGTAATCTTTGATACGGCGGATCACAGGCTGCCATGGGTCGTGGCGGTAAGCCTCACTTACGGGTTGGCCGCATATGTCATTCTGCCCAATGTAGTCCGAATGGGTCTGAAGGTCCTTCATCGGTCGCTTATCCCCCGCTACACGATCACCGGCGATGGTCTGCCCGGCGATCCCGTAAACCTCGTCCTCATCGGCACCTTGCAACAATTGCGCGATGCGTTTGCAACGGCAGGCTGGACGACGGCCGATCGCTTGGGGGCCGCAAGCTCGTGGCGAATGATACGAGCGTTTCTGCTCAACTCCCCGTATCCCAACGCACCTTTCAGCACCCTCTATCTCTTTGGACGAAGGCAGGACATAGGTTTCCAGGAGCCCATCAATAACAGCCCGCGAAAGCGCCATCATATCCGTTTCTGGGCGCTGAGCCTCGCTCGCTCGGAGGAGGATATGGCTGCAGCGAGCTTTTGGATGAATACGGATAAACCGTCGACCGATCAGCCTGTATTATGGGTGGGCGCGGGCACCAGAGACACGGGGTTGTCGCTGGCTCGACTAACGCTCCAAGTAACCCATGCGACCGATTCAGACACGAATGCAGAACGCAGCTACATCCTCGCCCAGCTGACGGCAAAGCGGGTGATCGGGGATGTCGCATTGCATCAGTCCGGTTCACGTTTGCAAGCCGGAAAGGTGAACCACTACGTTACCGACGGCGAGATCGCCTTCGCCAGTCTGATGGAGAATTGA
- a CDS encoding HAD family hydrolase, whose amino-acid sequence MKSVLSYSAGLNRRVLISVLTGVPVLIGPLRPSIVLAQSDPLSSWNDGPVKASITNFIARVTTQGGADFVAPAERIAVFDNDGTLWAEQPIYVQLAFVLDRVRALAPQNPGWKTKQPFKAVLNGDMRALAASGEQGLMQLIAVTHAGMTSDEFAKIASEWLATARHPRFKRPYTELVYQPMLELLTYLRANGFKTYIASGGGVEFMRPWTERVYGIPPEQVLGSSIKTKFEMRDGRPTIFRLPQINFIDDKAGKPVGINQQIGRRPIAAFGNSDGDLEMLQWTTMSGGPRFGLILHHTDAEREFAYDRQAHFGKLDKALDAAAANQWTVVDMKRDWKKIFPFQD is encoded by the coding sequence ATGAAATCCGTTCTGTCTTACAGCGCCGGTCTAAATCGTCGCGTGTTGATCTCAGTATTGACCGGGGTGCCTGTTCTGATCGGACCACTTCGCCCGTCAATAGTGCTGGCGCAGTCCGACCCGCTGTCGTCCTGGAATGATGGCCCGGTCAAGGCGTCGATCACCAACTTCATCGCGCGCGTGACTACGCAAGGTGGCGCCGACTTTGTGGCGCCGGCTGAGCGCATCGCGGTATTCGACAACGACGGCACGTTGTGGGCAGAGCAGCCGATTTACGTCCAGCTCGCGTTTGTCCTCGATCGGGTCAGGGCACTCGCTCCGCAAAACCCCGGATGGAAGACCAAGCAGCCTTTCAAGGCGGTCCTCAATGGCGACATGAGGGCGCTGGCGGCTTCGGGCGAGCAGGGCCTGATGCAACTGATCGCGGTGACACATGCCGGCATGACCTCGGACGAGTTCGCGAAAATCGCCTCGGAATGGCTTGCCACCGCGCGCCACCCGCGCTTCAAGCGCCCCTATACCGAATTGGTCTACCAGCCCATGCTGGAGCTGCTTACCTACCTGCGCGCGAATGGGTTCAAGACCTACATCGCCTCCGGTGGCGGCGTCGAGTTCATGCGGCCATGGACTGAGAGAGTGTACGGCATCCCTCCCGAGCAGGTTCTCGGCTCCTCGATCAAGACGAAATTCGAGATGCGTGACGGCAGGCCGACCATATTCCGTCTGCCGCAGATCAACTTCATCGACGACAAGGCCGGCAAGCCTGTCGGCATCAACCAACAGATCGGCCGACGGCCGATCGCTGCTTTCGGGAATTCGGACGGCGATCTCGAAATGCTGCAATGGACGACGATGTCAGGCGGGCCACGCTTCGGCCTAATCCTTCACCATACAGATGCCGAACGCGAGTTCGCCTATGACCGTCAGGCCCATTTCGGCAAGCTCGACAAGGCGCTCGACGCCGCAGCCGCTAATCAGTGGACCGTTGTCGATATGAAGCGAGACTGGAAGAAGATCTTCCCGTTTCAGGATTAA
- a CDS encoding formylglycine-generating enzyme family protein, with translation MIAVPGGIFLMGSDRHYPEEAPVHRAAVDSFWMDRTPVTNRQFKEFVKATGHVTFAEVAPDPKDYPGTPSHMLYAGSLVFSQPAGPVDRRDFRHWWSLRMGANWRRPYGPGSNINALDNHPVVHVSFADALAYARWAGKDLPTEAEWEFAARGGLAGAEYAWGGSLSPGGRHMANIWQGEFPHQNLAEDGFERTSPVTAFPPNGYGLQDMIGNVWEWTTDWYAPKHQAEAAKTCCIPQNPRGGREDDSYDPDLPEIRIPRKVIKGGSHLCAPNYCRRYRPAARHAEPVDTSTSHLGFRCVWRPPSTQQP, from the coding sequence ATGATCGCGGTACCTGGCGGGATATTCCTGATGGGATCCGATCGCCATTATCCCGAGGAGGCCCCGGTCCATCGCGCGGCCGTCGACAGCTTCTGGATGGATCGAACGCCGGTAACGAACCGGCAGTTCAAGGAGTTCGTCAAGGCAACCGGACACGTCACCTTTGCGGAGGTCGCGCCCGACCCAAAGGATTATCCCGGAACGCCCTCTCACATGCTCTACGCGGGCTCTTTGGTGTTCTCCCAGCCAGCGGGCCCGGTCGACCGACGCGATTTCCGTCACTGGTGGAGCCTGAGGATGGGAGCCAACTGGCGCCGCCCCTATGGCCCTGGAAGCAATATTAACGCGCTGGACAATCATCCTGTTGTTCATGTCAGCTTTGCAGACGCGCTCGCCTATGCCCGCTGGGCCGGCAAGGATCTGCCGACCGAGGCCGAATGGGAGTTTGCCGCACGGGGCGGTCTCGCCGGCGCTGAATACGCCTGGGGTGGCAGCCTCTCTCCCGGCGGGCGCCACATGGCCAATATCTGGCAAGGCGAGTTTCCGCATCAGAACCTGGCCGAGGATGGCTTCGAACGCACTTCGCCGGTCACGGCGTTTCCGCCAAACGGCTACGGCCTGCAGGACATGATCGGCAATGTCTGGGAGTGGACCACAGATTGGTACGCGCCCAAGCATCAGGCTGAGGCCGCGAAGACCTGCTGCATTCCACAGAACCCGCGAGGCGGCCGCGAAGACGACAGCTACGACCCCGATCTGCCGGAGATTAGAATCCCCCGTAAGGTCATCAAGGGCGGCTCGCATCTTTGCGCACCCAACTATTGCCGCCGCTATCGCCCGGCTGCGCGCCATGCGGAACCGGTCGACACCTCGACCAGCCATCTCGGCTTCCGCTGCGTCTGGAGGCCGCCGTCAACGCAACAGCCTTAG